From the genome of Henningerozyma blattae CBS 6284 chromosome 8, complete genome:
gtaatttttataatccCATCCTGACCACCTGAAATAATGAATGGGTCTGAGTCATATCTAAGAGCCTCTAATGCTAATAACTTACCCCTTACAGATTCTTTCCCCTCTGTTGAAGAACTATCCAAAGGTTCAAAATGATTGTATGATTTTAAAACctctttcaaatttttgaGGTTTCTCAATTCAATGGATCCATCATTAtatgatataataatatagtCGATCATAgattgaaatataatttgatttggaATTTTATCCAGTTTAAATttcataattatttttttttgatcaaatgaataaactaataataattgattgaaTTGAACTAACAGTTTCGAACTTTCTTTATTCAAGCATAGTGTGAGTTTATTATCATGCTCACTAATTTCAGGCTCTGCATTATCATATGCACTAAAAGAGCTTTTAATTAACTTATCAATACTGATggtttgaataatttttccattAAATCCATATATGGCTAATTCGTAAGGACTGGAATGTAATGCAATGAATGATTTTTCTGTCATACCTAATATAGCATACAATAATgattttgtattttcaattttatatcTCTTATCAACAATGATTTTTGAAGTGCCATTTGATTCATGGATATTTATTCCTAAAACATAAGTCATTAATTCTGTGGTCATGAGTAACCatctatttttcaatttaatcGATTTGATTTCATTTACGGTTATTGGGATAAGTGATGGTGTAGAACTCTTTTCATTCGAATTACTTTTCTTTATGCCATTAagatcattattaatttcctCATCATTTGAATCGCTCTCCATTTCATCCggatttttaaatatatttaatttcgATAAAGGTGAAGAACTTTCTTTAACCCATAATTTCAAACCTTCATTATCTACtgttaaaattttatctaGATCTACTAAAGTAAAAtccaaaattttattattaccggttaaattattacaacTATCGTTTatgtttgaaaatataGATCTTAATTCCAAGTCATCCTTTTGTAAACTTGAAGTGAATGTCAACTCATTTAATGAGCCATTATctgtatatattaatatttgattttgaaatccTTTAAtcattgaaattgaagacATGCTATCATTTTCAGATTCATTTATATTCTCGAAAACTTTTGTCGATACAGTATCCTGAAATTTTTCTGTCAATTTATcatcttctaataaatcatGAGTAGATTTATTGTCATTAGTATTTGGCTGAATAATATCGTTaccaaatatttgtttgaaTCGGGTTTTCTCATAGTCtggtaaattatttacaaaatcaTCACCATGAGTTTCTAATAAGTTATCTTCCATTGTGATAGTTGCTGTTTCTGATTGTAAATCCGTGTTAAcactattattatcatctatTATATCATCTTTAGCGTTGTTATTAGAATGTATATGATAATTCAAGGCGTCATCTAAAGCCGATTGTTGATGATCACTAACATTAGTAAATCCCTCATTTGAGTAATTAAACCCACCGTTGAGTGAAGGTTCTGAgtttgtattaatattcatttgtTTCATCTTATGAAGCTGTGGATCTCTATTGTTGACAGTTTCTAATTTTGAAGTTATATCGGCACTTTTCAGTAgatatataatttctttaacaTTCTCTTGAACTGCCATTCTTGCTCTAATTAATGGTGATGGATCATCTGCGTTTAATCTTGCACTTGAACTTGGAGCTAAGTTTAAATGTGAAGCTAAATGTGAATTTGATTCGTCcaattcaatatcattattaatcaatATATTACTCAATTGATATCGTAAGTCTCTATTTTCACCTTCTAATTGAGCAATTCTTGCCTTCATCTCAGATCTTTCCAATTCCCAAGAGATTCGATCTCTCTCgttttttgtaaattgaGTTTGTAGGTAATGCATTACACCTGGTAAAGTATACTGTGGATGAACatgttgctgttgttgctgATGTTGTTGCTGGTGCaattgttgctgttgttgctgttgttgctgttgttgttgttgctgttgctgttgttgctgttgttgttgttgtaattGATGCTGTTGTTGTGGATTATTCATTgtttatataaaagaatgaTGATGGAccaatttaaaaaaaaaataaaaaaaaaaaatttaactaTTAATGTTTAGCGTATTAATTAGAGGTAATTgtattaaattgaaaagttatgaataatatgaaatattaaCATGTAAGTTCAATAGGAgggggaaaaaaaatatcaagcTGTAATATAATTCTGATTAAATTAAGTCTAGATGattaagatttttttttctgcCGTAGTTTTCTTATTATGGAgtaggaaaaaaaaagatgataATTACCGGAAAGTTCGGATTCTTagaattttaaatgatgatatgaaatagtattttatcaaattcaatatgataaagtaattgaatattttattagtgAGAGgagtaataatagaataatttttttttttgcaataAAGTTGATTTATGtttgattttcaaaaattaaaataatttttgtttccTTAATTATGAGAACTAAAAACACCGAGCCATTCACGTGATGGGCTCTAAACtgttttctttaaaaaaaaaatctataaaTACAAATGGGGTTATGGTCCCCTTACCCACATTTGTTAAATGCGTAGTTTAAAGGTGTACAGATATAATtcacatatatatagacgatataatattattgaaaaagtttACAAAAGTTTTGGCAAAAATAGGCAAAACAAATACTTAGATCTTTTCTTCAACAATACCGTGTTTCCAGATGGCAACGAATGGAGTAGTACCATCTTCACGGTAGTTCAACATGACGACCATAGCATCTGGGTCCATGGATTCACCAGTGTAGAATTCCCAGTCCTTGAAAGAACCAATAACCTTCTTGACGTAGGTTTGAGCACCCTTTTCGAAAGCAGAGACTTGATCTGGGTTGGTTTCTTGCAATTTACCCTTGACAGCCTTCATGTAACCTTTGATGTAAGTCAAGAAAGATTTCTTGTCGAAAGCGGTTGGTTGTAATCTGAAAGAGTTGACAACGTTGTTGACAATTTCAGCACCGTCTTCTAAGTCTTCACCACCATCTTCAGCAGATGGGTTAGCACCAATATCAATGTTGTCACCACCGACCTTGATCATAGCACAGTCAGCTTCGTAGATGACACCATCGACTTCCTTGACATCGTAAGCGTCggataataattcatcgtTGGAGAAAATATCTTTGtaaataatcatttttGTATGTGCAGCGGTGAATGTGATTGGTTAAATAAAGAAGGAAgtttttaaacaaaaaacaagaaagaaaaatgaacGTATAACCTTGaactttttattaaatttttaaacgGTTTAAATAGTAGAATAGTTGAACAAAAATTTTcgaaaaaatttcataataaaaaaaaaaaataaaaaaaaaaataacaatttcGGGAaacaaaaggaaaaaaaaatagacaattaaaataaatctttatttcaacaatatttttccCCATACAGGAAACGATCGTTACGTACGGCTCATCTTTACACGATCTAATACAGTGAAATGAATCAAGCAAGATTCAAAGAAATCagtaaattaataaataaggAGACATTACAATTATATCGTATCTATAcgtatatattatatacacatttaaattcaatcaGTTAATTAGGTAGTAGTAGTCGTCAGAAATATGCCCCTTGACGAGATTTTGTTTTGCTCAATAAAAGGGATGATATTGTTTCaactaaaagaataaacagatgaaaaaatggagtagtagtagtagtagtagtagtagtagtattaCAACAAATCACAGAGTGAAGTTCCCACTAGTTGTGTTGCTAAGAAAAAGATGGAAGAGAATCATGTTTGAAAGAACGAATATTCAATTGTAATAGAAgcaaatcaaatatttagcgaattaaaagaaaaaaaaataataaaaaaacgatgcaataaaaatgatgaatagtgtttctttttcttttttttcttctcttccattctttttctttattttataaaaaatatgtgtttttattttttaacaatGCATAATTTAGTAGAACCCTCTTGATGCTTGAGAAGCGTAATCGTAACCATTGAACCCGTATGGAACTCCTTGTTgagcagcagcagcagcagcagcagcagcagcttgttgttgttgttgttgttgctgttgttggAATTGATAGTACTGTTGGAATTGGGCTTGTTGTGGGTTCATTGGTTGTTGATCATTTGTATGTTGAGATTGCTGAGCTTGTACTTGACCTTGTTGATCTTCATTAGTATGTTGAGATGGAGATTGAGCTTGTTGGGATTGAGCTTGTTGAGATTGAGCTTGTTGCAATTGTTGGTTTGCTTGAGCTTGACCGTAACCTGCGTAACCTGCGTAACCACCTTTTGGTACTTGGTAAGGATATTGACCAGCCATACCATATTGTGGTTGAGCGTATGGGAAAGATTGTTGGTAGAAGTGACCGTAGTATGGCATGAAAGAACCGTTATATTGAGGTTGACCCAATTGACCAGCATTTTGAGTggattgttgttgttgttgttgttgagtGGATTGTTGAGTAGATTGTTGTTGAGTTTGGATATGTGAAGGAGCAGGGGAGGAAGAAGTTAAATCGGTCTTTGCAGTGGAAGATTGATCATAACGTTGTTGTAATTTATAAGGATCAGAAGTCATGTTACCGGTTGCAGAGATGTTGGCGGCAGCAGCAGCCATGGATTGAGATGGTTGTTGATATTGTTGAGAGTAACCAAATGTTTGAGAATCATACATACCTGGGTAAGAATAGCCTGGGAATTGGTTTTGATACATATAATATTGTTGTTGGGCCACTGCAGCAGCATTAGCAGGAGAGTTTGTAGAATTGATGGAGGAGTTGGCGACTTGTGGGGATTGAGAATATTGTTGAGCCAAGTATTGTTGTTGAGCTTGTTGAGCTTGGGCTTGAGCTTGAGCTTGAGCTTGAGCTTGAGCTT
Proteins encoded in this window:
- the FAR8 gene encoding Far8p (similar to Saccharomyces cerevisiae FAR8 (YMR029C); ancestral locus Anc_2.583), which gives rise to MNNPQQQHQLQQQQQQQQQQQQQQQQQQQQQQQLHQQQHQQQQQHVHPQYTLPGVMHYLQTQFTKNERDRISWELERSEMKARIAQLEGENRDLRYQLSNILINNDIELDESNSHLASHLNLAPSSSARLNADDPSPLIRARMAVQENVKEIIYLLKSADITSKLETVNNRDPQLHKMKQMNINTNSEPSLNGGFNYSNEGFTNVSDHQQSALDDALNYHIHSNNNAKDDIIDDNNSVNTDLQSETATITMEDNLLETHGDDFVNNLPDYEKTRFKQIFGNDIIQPNTNDNKSTHDLLEDDKLTEKFQDTVSTKVFENINESENDSMSSISMIKGFQNQILIYTDNGSLNELTFTSSLQKDDLELRSIFSNINDSCNNLTGNNKILDFTLVDLDKILTVDNEGLKLWVKESSSPLSKLNIFKNPDEMESDSNDEEINNDLNGIKKSNSNEKSSTPSLIPITVNEIKSIKLKNRWLLMTTELMTYVLGINIHESNGTSKIIVDKRYKIENTKSLLYAILGMTEKSFIALHSSPYELAIYGFNGKIIQTISIDKLIKSSFSAYDNAEPEISEHDNKLTLCLNKESSKLLVQFNQLLLVYSFDQKKIIMKFKLDKIPNQIIFQSMIDYIIISYNDGSIELRNLKNLKEVLKSYNHFEPLDSSSTEGKESVRGKLLALEALRYDSDPFIISGGQDGIIKITRINI
- the TMA19 gene encoding Tma19p (similar to Saccharomyces cerevisiae TMA19 (YKL056C); ancestral locus Anc_2.584), which encodes MIIYKDIFSNDELLSDAYDVKEVDGVIYEADCAMIKVGGDNIDIGANPSAEDGGEDLEDGAEIVNNVVNSFRLQPTAFDKKSFLTYIKGYMKAVKGKLQETNPDQVSAFEKGAQTYVKKVIGSFKDWEFYTGESMDPDAMVVMLNYREDGTTPFVAIWKHGIVEEKI